In Croceicoccus sp. Ery15, a genomic segment contains:
- a CDS encoding dienelactone hydrolase family protein — protein MREFLPEIGDPLDDFYKRQLTLLGKTKTVYVAGSSPAVIVISEIPGITLYVARFARWVRDAGLTVYMPSLFGRDGEMPGAGKAMLTVARACISREFTQIPPNDQ, from the coding sequence ATGCGAGAATTTCTTCCCGAGATCGGTGACCCGCTAGACGATTTCTACAAGCGTCAATTGACGCTCCTGGGGAAGACCAAGACCGTGTATGTGGCCGGAAGCAGTCCCGCCGTGATCGTGATCTCCGAAATTCCCGGGATCACACTCTATGTGGCGCGTTTTGCTCGCTGGGTCCGCGATGCGGGGCTGACCGTGTACATGCCCTCCTTGTTCGGACGCGACGGTGAGATGCCCGGCGCCGGTAAGGCCATGTTGACCGTGGCGCGCGCCTGCATCAGCCGCGAGTTCACGCAAATCCCCCCCAATGACCAATAA
- a CDS encoding MFS transporter, whose amino-acid sequence MTAVQTTHGIDRAIIGLILEPMGREFGLSDGRLGVLAGFAYGIFFAMAAIPFGVAVDRFNRRNIMAAALTIWSASTALCGLAVGFWSMFASRAVVGVSEAAGSPTGISILSDYFDKNRRATAIGIWYLSSGVGLAIAFVAGGAIVQNFGWRWAFIAAGIPGILLAPVLLFGVREPVRGGMDASEDPASNELASEAGLRSRVGELLARPGLAHCIFAIILIATGIYGMSTWLTTFLIRVHGFPIADAGLLIAISYGVLGSAGGLAAGWAVDQLNRHKGGFNPVRTALFGAMIPFATALTGLGTVYFGNLAQVIAAMLMCGFFSASYNGPVYSVIVHQAGPRLRGLAVSLVQLGANLIGVGAGTYLIGAVSEAVGGTRGVAWGIGFAMIFVAWGGLHLLLATRSIRIGQQGTELPVAD is encoded by the coding sequence TTGACGGCGGTTCAGACGACCCATGGCATCGACCGGGCAATCATCGGCCTGATCCTTGAACCGATGGGTAGGGAGTTCGGATTGAGCGATGGCCGGCTCGGCGTTCTTGCGGGATTTGCATATGGCATTTTCTTTGCGATGGCCGCGATTCCGTTCGGCGTCGCGGTCGATCGCTTCAATCGGCGCAATATCATGGCCGCCGCGTTGACCATCTGGAGCGCCTCGACCGCGTTATGTGGTCTTGCGGTCGGATTTTGGTCGATGTTCGCCAGCAGGGCCGTGGTTGGGGTTTCTGAAGCGGCCGGATCACCCACGGGTATTTCCATCCTGAGCGATTATTTCGACAAGAACCGCCGCGCTACCGCAATCGGCATCTGGTATCTCAGTTCGGGTGTTGGTTTGGCGATAGCCTTCGTCGCGGGCGGCGCGATCGTACAGAATTTCGGGTGGCGCTGGGCATTCATCGCGGCTGGTATTCCCGGGATCCTGCTGGCACCGGTCCTGCTGTTCGGCGTGCGCGAACCGGTGCGTGGGGGCATGGACGCCAGCGAAGATCCGGCCAGCAACGAACTTGCGTCGGAGGCCGGTCTGCGTTCCCGCGTTGGCGAATTGCTGGCGCGACCGGGACTTGCCCATTGCATCTTCGCAATCATCCTGATCGCCACCGGCATCTATGGGATGAGTACATGGCTGACGACATTTCTCATTCGTGTGCATGGCTTTCCGATTGCCGATGCGGGACTGCTCATCGCGATATCATATGGGGTGCTCGGTTCGGCGGGCGGCCTTGCAGCTGGATGGGCGGTGGATCAGCTGAACCGGCATAAAGGCGGTTTCAATCCCGTGCGGACCGCTCTGTTCGGGGCGATGATCCCCTTTGCCACCGCGCTCACGGGACTTGGAACGGTGTATTTCGGCAATCTGGCGCAGGTCATCGCGGCCATGCTGATGTGCGGCTTCTTCAGCGCATCCTATAACGGGCCGGTCTATTCCGTGATCGTACACCAGGCCGGACCGCGCCTGCGCGGTTTGGCTGTATCGCTGGTGCAACTGGGGGCCAACCTTATCGGGGTGGGCGCCGGCACATATCTGATTGGCGCCGTAAGTGAAGCGGTAGGCGGGACGAGAGGCGTTGCTTGGGGCATCGGTTTTGCGATGATCTTCGTAGCTTGGGGGGGATTGCACCTTCTGCTGGCTACGCGGTCCATCCGGATCGGACAACAGGGCACGGAATTGCCTGTGGCAGATTAG
- a CDS encoding nuclear transport factor 2 family protein, giving the protein MNREMEPHIRAIYSEWNSKNLGGVLAAFEALGPGGFTVEYVGSEPIEGTAAVQEMWETYGPSCTTELVHLLVNGNEAAALVHNIIAGETGQTVLPSIETYHTDRDSLRVRYFHRDPAK; this is encoded by the coding sequence ATGAATAGAGAGATGGAACCGCATATACGCGCGATCTATAGCGAGTGGAATTCCAAGAACCTTGGCGGCGTGTTAGCTGCATTCGAGGCTTTGGGTCCTGGCGGCTTCACGGTCGAATATGTCGGCAGCGAACCCATTGAAGGCACAGCGGCTGTCCAAGAGATGTGGGAAACATACGGCCCAAGCTGCACAACCGAACTCGTGCATTTGCTGGTCAACGGCAACGAAGCCGCGGCCTTGGTGCATAACATCATTGCAGGCGAGACGGGCCAAACGGTTCTGCCCAGCATCGAAACCTATCATACCGACAGGGATAGTCTGCGCGTAAGATATTTCCACAGGGATCCCGCGAAGTGA
- a CDS encoding TonB-dependent receptor, with amino-acid sequence MRIRTLSTRTVVSVLLSTTIAAQGAFAQDATVDDQARDDDSSAKELGYGDEIVVTARRTEEDIQSVPVSVTAFNADTLRSATIRDTQDLLVKTPGIFLAGSGGRENTNFSIRGQSKALAGNSAPGVISYFAEVPAPTLGSSIPTYDLSSVQVLKGPQGTLFGRNTTGGAILYYPTAPNYDIGGYVTATYGNYDSRILEGALNIPVVADIAALRVAGQYQKRDGWTKNIGIGDDADDLNSRAFRASLLLEPFDGFSNTTIFDYYRNRSTGGASVLYNVLDGPNALTATGTLAAAQEQLALQEARGPRVINSDVDAFERVKRIGVTNRTEVEFGPDVSFVNIFGYRSTDVDYFSSVDGLPTLISDGSGAIPAGLPVTVVGGRQTSDVEQFSNEVQFKGKLIDDRLDWLVGGFYLKSKPVGPSGSYIPVFILPGITDAPFNYSFYTEESKALFANLGLSLDGVTDGLRLNAGFRYTWDDIEACVGGGTTNQPEVSPAECRTGTSDIVNSSINKTSSKAPTWTLGLDWQIDPDLFLYVVTRRGYRAGGINTPTLAGLLTPYQSFAPEKVTDLEAGVRSDFEAGNLRVRLNASPFIGWYDNVQVPISGLNTNAACGTGPGGTNPPFSSPDGDCDASNDPSGGTLLVNAGKTRVAGIDLSARAAPSRSLSFDIGATFLDLKSRSLTVEPFLAAYLATPEVPFNLVPTTTVTAGLDWTLPVPDAFGTFKLGADYYHSSKVSSSDAILPAYDLVNARLDVERIAGSSIDAAFFMRNVFDKDYLASSNVGSNALGINSGFYGAPRTYGVELRVSFGN; translated from the coding sequence ATGCGCATCAGGACCCTATCCACTCGCACTGTCGTTTCCGTTCTGCTTTCGACCACTATCGCCGCCCAAGGGGCTTTCGCGCAAGACGCGACGGTGGACGATCAGGCAAGGGACGACGACAGCTCTGCCAAAGAATTAGGATACGGGGACGAGATCGTCGTTACCGCTCGCCGTACCGAAGAGGACATCCAGTCGGTACCCGTGTCAGTCACGGCATTTAATGCCGATACCCTGCGCAGCGCCACGATCCGCGACACACAGGATCTGCTGGTTAAAACCCCTGGCATATTTCTTGCCGGTTCGGGAGGGCGCGAAAACACCAACTTTTCGATCCGCGGTCAATCAAAGGCGCTCGCGGGGAACAGCGCGCCGGGGGTAATCAGCTATTTCGCCGAGGTGCCCGCGCCAACGCTTGGGTCCAGCATCCCGACTTACGACCTCTCGTCGGTGCAGGTGCTGAAGGGCCCTCAGGGCACCTTGTTCGGCCGTAACACTACCGGCGGCGCGATCCTCTATTACCCGACAGCTCCGAATTACGACATCGGCGGCTACGTGACCGCGACTTACGGTAACTACGATTCGCGCATCCTGGAAGGCGCTCTGAACATTCCGGTGGTCGCCGACATCGCCGCGTTGCGCGTGGCGGGGCAGTACCAGAAGCGTGACGGGTGGACGAAGAACATCGGCATCGGCGACGATGCCGACGATTTAAACTCGCGCGCATTCCGCGCGTCCCTCCTGCTCGAACCTTTTGACGGATTCAGCAACACTACGATTTTCGATTACTACCGCAACCGTTCCACCGGCGGCGCGTCGGTGCTCTACAACGTACTGGATGGACCCAACGCGCTGACCGCCACTGGTACACTGGCGGCCGCACAAGAGCAGTTGGCTCTGCAAGAGGCTCGCGGGCCGCGGGTTATCAATTCGGATGTCGATGCCTTCGAACGCGTAAAGCGGATCGGCGTGACCAACCGGACGGAAGTCGAATTTGGACCTGACGTCAGTTTCGTGAACATCTTCGGGTACCGCAGTACCGATGTCGACTATTTCTCCAGTGTCGATGGCCTGCCAACTCTTATTTCGGACGGCTCAGGCGCAATTCCGGCCGGACTTCCCGTTACCGTGGTCGGGGGGCGACAAACGTCTGACGTCGAACAGTTCTCCAACGAGGTGCAGTTCAAGGGCAAGCTGATCGACGACCGGTTGGACTGGCTGGTTGGCGGTTTCTATCTGAAAAGCAAGCCGGTCGGGCCGAGCGGATCCTATATTCCCGTGTTTATCCTTCCGGGCATTACGGACGCGCCATTCAACTACAGCTTCTACACAGAAGAGAGCAAGGCGCTCTTCGCCAATCTCGGCCTGTCGCTGGATGGTGTGACAGATGGGCTGCGTCTCAACGCGGGGTTCCGGTACACTTGGGACGACATCGAGGCTTGCGTCGGCGGCGGCACCACGAACCAGCCGGAAGTCTCTCCGGCGGAATGCCGTACCGGAACGAGCGATATCGTCAATTCAAGTATCAACAAGACCTCGTCCAAGGCACCGACGTGGACGCTGGGTCTGGATTGGCAGATCGACCCGGATCTATTTTTATATGTAGTCACCCGCCGCGGTTACCGCGCAGGCGGCATTAACACGCCAACACTTGCGGGGCTCCTGACGCCTTACCAGTCCTTTGCGCCGGAAAAAGTTACTGACCTCGAAGCGGGCGTTCGTTCCGATTTCGAAGCGGGAAACCTGCGCGTCCGACTGAACGCGTCACCCTTTATCGGTTGGTACGACAACGTACAGGTGCCGATTTCCGGCCTGAATACCAATGCCGCATGCGGTACCGGGCCGGGTGGAACCAATCCCCCCTTCTCTTCGCCGGATGGCGATTGCGATGCCTCTAACGACCCCAGTGGCGGCACGTTGCTAGTTAATGCGGGCAAGACACGTGTGGCAGGTATCGACCTGTCGGCTCGGGCCGCGCCCAGCCGGTCCCTCTCCTTCGATATCGGAGCCACATTCCTCGACCTGAAGTCGCGCTCGCTTACCGTCGAGCCATTTCTCGCCGCCTATCTCGCTACCCCGGAAGTGCCTTTCAACCTTGTGCCGACGACCACGGTGACCGCCGGTTTAGACTGGACCCTGCCGGTTCCGGACGCGTTCGGCACGTTCAAGTTGGGGGCAGACTACTACCACTCCAGCAAGGTAAGCTCCTCTGACGCGATCCTGCCTGCCTATGACCTCGTAAACGCCCGTCTGGACGTTGAACGCATTGCCGGTAGCTCGATCGATGCCGCGTTCTTCATGCGAAATGTCTTCGACAAGGACTATCTGGCCTCTTCAAACGTCGGATCGAACGCGCTGGGGATCAATAGCGGGTTCTATGGCGCGCCCCGCACGTATGGTGTCGAACTGCGGGTTTCCTTCGGAAATTAG
- a CDS encoding zinc-binding dehydrogenase, whose protein sequence is MLAAIISELGGDPVIREFPAPPAQPGTSIVRVLAAGLQPTDIMRSKGDYNPPSPPYVIGGEGVGFLEYGRRVYFGHSIAGYGSACEWTAVADEEIWPLPEDVQAEQAISLAISGTGALIPLQEAKVKPGETVLVLGATGPLGQIALQVARQLGAGRVVGAGRSADALSILIDRGIADAVVQIGTGNDDAALSVAGPFEIVLDCVFGAPAQAAVRAMAAGGRMMSIGVGAGMHLNVSLAELVGKSVHGIGTGQRPVAERRAAFDRLIAWHREGKLSVSIRSFPLERIAEAWALLSDSSHGKVVLHVDQASRSHSNSIAQ, encoded by the coding sequence ATGCTGGCAGCGATCATCAGTGAATTGGGCGGCGATCCGGTAATCAGAGAGTTTCCGGCTCCCCCCGCGCAGCCGGGCACCTCGATTGTGCGCGTTCTTGCGGCCGGGTTACAGCCGACCGACATCATGCGGTCGAAGGGCGACTATAATCCGCCCAGTCCCCCCTATGTTATCGGAGGCGAAGGCGTCGGTTTTCTTGAGTACGGTCGACGCGTTTATTTCGGGCACTCGATCGCGGGCTATGGCTCGGCCTGCGAGTGGACTGCAGTAGCTGACGAGGAAATCTGGCCGTTGCCCGAAGATGTCCAAGCAGAGCAGGCTATTTCGCTAGCCATTTCGGGAACCGGCGCGCTGATCCCCCTCCAAGAGGCCAAGGTGAAGCCCGGGGAAACCGTACTGGTGCTGGGCGCAACCGGCCCGCTTGGCCAGATCGCATTGCAAGTGGCGAGGCAACTGGGTGCAGGGCGAGTTGTGGGCGCGGGACGTAGCGCCGATGCGCTGTCCATCCTGATCGACCGCGGTATCGCCGACGCGGTCGTCCAAATAGGAACCGGGAATGACGACGCCGCACTGAGCGTTGCCGGTCCATTTGAAATTGTTCTCGACTGCGTATTCGGCGCTCCTGCCCAAGCGGCGGTGCGCGCGATGGCGGCGGGAGGGCGCATGATGAGCATCGGCGTCGGAGCCGGCATGCACCTCAACGTCTCGCTGGCCGAACTGGTCGGCAAGTCGGTTCACGGAATTGGCACCGGGCAGAGACCGGTCGCCGAGCGCCGCGCCGCTTTCGACCGTTTGATTGCATGGCATCGAGAAGGAAAGCTTTCGGTGTCAATTCGGTCATTCCCACTCGAACGCATTGCCGAAGCCTGGGCGCTGCTGAGTGACAGTTCTCACGGCAAGGTGGTGCTGCATGTGGACCAAGCCTCCCGATCGCACAGCAATTCCATCGCCCAATAA